In Runella sp. SP2, the genomic window AATTTGACGGAAATACTTTTACAGGTCAGTGGGAAGTACAAGAAAGTGCGGCAGGAAATACCCTGACACTCAAAAGCTTGACGCCACAACCTACAGGAACTTCGGGCACGATTCAGTTTACGATTAATTCTGCTTCTGAAACGGAATTGGTACTTACTCGTACGACTGCCAGCCAAAAAACGGGCGGAACGATTAACAACTATGCCTTGGTATCTCCTTAGGATTTTAGAAAAAAATTCGTTAAGCCGCACTCAAAGTGCGGCTTTTTTTGTGCCGACGCATCTATAACGCTCTCTTTTTCGTAGATGTAGCTACATATATTTTACTACCCTACTTAATTGAAAACTTATGAGAAAAGTGTTACTTCTGGCACTGCTGTGCCTGACGAGCAGCGCCTACGCCCAACTAAGTCTGACCGACACGCTGTTGGTGGACATCAAAGACAGCTTGCAATCTCCCGTTCTACTTCCGCAAAAAATGATTTTTACCCAAAAAATGCTTTGGGGACATCATGGGTTAATGCGCCACTGGATTCCGCTCAACCGCCAAAATCGCCAGCAAGAGTTTAAAATCCGTCGAACCATGTTCAATATCCACCAAGCAGCGGGTTTGCTGACCTTTGTGGGGATGGTGGCACAGGGAGTGGTAGGAGGAAAAATGTATAAAAACTACAGTGACGACCTCCGCGCTACCCACCGCGTCCTTGCCAAAGGCGTGAATATTGGTTATACCCTCACGGCAACGATGGCGCTTACCGCTCCTTCTGCCATCGTCCATCGAAAAGGATTTAGTAGCGCCAAAGTGCATCGAATGTTGGCCATGGTGCATTTATTGGGCATGATAGGTACCAACGTCCTAGGCCACCAAATTTCCAAAAATCCTGAGCTAAAACCCTATCACCGCGCGGTAGCCTATACTACCGTGGGGGCTTTTACGGCTAGTATCGTGGTGTTTCAGTTTCGATGATTGGTTTTATTGTTTCTTCCCTAATCGTGTAAATTAGTATGAAAAAGATAATATTTTATGCTTTAGCAGCCATTGGGTTGCTATCGGGCTTTACGTTTGGCCCTAAAACACTTAAACGTAAATTATTCAGTAATAAAGCTAGCTCGTGGATTAGCTACGAAGGAAAACATCCATTGCATTCGTGGAAAGCTGTATGCCGCGAAGTGGATTGCGTAGTGACGTACGACGAAGACGAGGCGAAACTCGAAACTGTCGCCATTAGTGCCAAAGTAATGGCTTTTGATAGTCGCAATACCAACCGCGACTCGCACGCCTTGGAAGCGCTTGAAGCACTGACGTACCCTAAAATCAATTTTACCAGCGCCCAACTTTCGCGAAATGAATCGAATTTAATCATCAATGGAAGTCTCAACTTTCATGGCGTGACTAAACCGATGAGCATCACGACAAAAACCTATACCGAAGGAAACACGATTCGGGTAGAGGGAGCTTTTCCCGTAAAGTTATCGGAGTTCAAGGTCGATCGGCCTTCGCTGCTTTTCGTAAAGATTGAGGACGAAATCACGATTCATTTTTCGTTTACTTTTCGGACGCAGTAGGGGATAAATTGAAATAAAAAGTTGTCAAAGCAAGATTTTTTGATGTCGCCTGCTAACAAGCGGGCGACATTTTCTATTTTTGTTCGACACTTTCGTTTCGTCAACACTAATTAAAAACCTAACAGTCACCCATGTCCAAATCCTTTCTAGTCTTGGCGTTATTGTCCGCCACAGCTTCTGCTCAAATGATATACCCAACCACCCGTAAAGTAGATCACGTGGATGAATACCACGGAACCAAAGTAACCGACACCTACCGCTGGCTCGAAGACGACCGCTCGGCCGAAACAGGCGCGTGGGTTAAAGCCCAAAATGAGGTGACGTTTGCGTACTTGAATAAAATTCCGTTTAAAGGGAAGATATTCAGTGATTTAGAAAAAGCCTATAATTACCCTAAGTATTCGGCCCCCCGCAAAAAAGGCGAGTATTTTTATTTCTACAAAAACGACGGTTTGCAAAATCAGTCGGTGTTGTATCGCCAAAAAGGGCTTAATGGAACGCCTGAATTGGTCATGGATCCTAACAAGCTTTCAGCCGATGGTACGACGCGCTTGACGGTTTTTAATTTATCCAAAAATGGAAATTATGCCGTTTGTGGCTTCTCAAAAGGAGGCTCAGATTGGCAAGAATACCAAATTATGGACATGAAAACCCTTCAAATGCTTTCTGATAAAATTGAATGGGTAAAGGTATCAGGCGCTTCTTGGCAGGGCGATGGCTTCTACTACAGCCGTTATCCCAAGCCTGAAGGAAGCGCTTTGGCGGCCAAAAATGAAAACCACCAAGTGTTTTACCACAAAGTAGGAACCGCACAAGCTGCCGACGAGTTGGTGTATGAAGACAAAGTAAACTTACAGCGTTTTCACGGGGTGTATGTGAGTGAAGATGAGCAATTTGCCTTCTTAAATCTCTCAGACCGTGGAAAAGGAAAAGACGGAAATGCGTTGTTTTATCGTGCCAAAGGCCAAAAGGAGTTTACGCCGATTGTGAGCGAGATTACTAATTTTAGTTACAGTGTGGTTGACAACGTGGCAGGTGGATTTTTGATTAATACCAACGAAAATGCCCCCAACGAAAAAGTAATGCTCTACGAAACCGCTACTAAAACGTGGAAACCGTTTTTGCCCGAAAAACCTGAACCATTGACGGGTGTTGGTACGGCAGGTGGTAAGTTGTTTGCACTTTATTCAAAAGATGTGACGACGCGTGTGTATGTCTATAACATGAAAGGCCAATTGGAAAACGAAGTTCCGTTGCCAGGACTAGGTTCGGCAGGTGGTTTTGGGGGCGAAGACGACGATAAGTTTGTGTTTTATACCTACACTTCGTTTAATTATCCTCCTACGATTTTCCGCTACGACATCGCCACCAAGAAAAGCACGGTGTTCCGCGAGCCAGAGGTGAGTTTCAAACCTACCGACTACGAAACAAAACAAGTATTTTATACCAGTAAAGACGGCACCAAAGTGCCAATGTTTATCACCTACAAAAAAGGATTGAAATTGGACGGTACTAACCCTACGGTTTTGTACGGTTATGGCGGTTTTAACATTAGCTTGACGCCTTCATTTAGCCCAACGCGAATGCCGTTTTTGGATCAAGGTGGAGTGTATGCCCAAGCCAACTTACGCGGAGGAAGCGAGTACGGTGAAGAATGGCACAAACAAGGAATGAAACTAAAAAAGCAAAACGTATTTGACGATTTCATTGCCGCGGCTGAGTTTCTTATCAAAGAAAAATATACTTCATCGGCGCGTTTGGCATTGCAAGGAGGCTCTAATGGGGGCTTGCTGGTAGGGGCTGTCATTAACCAACGCCCCGACTTGTGCAAAGTAGCCTTCCCTGCGGTGGGAGTAATGGACATGCTCCGCTTCCATAAGTTTACCATTGGTTGGAACTGGATTGCTGATTACGGCAGCAGCGATAATGCCGAAGAATTCAAAGCGTTGTATGCGTATTCACCTTTGCACAACATCAAAACAGGAGTAAATTACCCTGCCACGCTCGTAACCACCGCCGACCACGACGACCGAGTAGTACCTGCTCACTCGTTTAAGTACGCCGCCGAATTGCAAGAAAAAGCGGGAAAAAGTAGCACCAATCCGTTATTGATTCGGGTGGATGTGAACAGTGGACACGGGGCAAGCAATACCAAAAAGGCGCTTGAAACTACTGCCGATACGTACGCGTTTATGTTCCAAAACATGGGACTTACGTGGAAGTAAATGTAGTTGACAGTCGATAGTCCATGGTCGATGGTTAATAAAGCAGGATAATCATTAACCATGGACTATCGACCATGAACTGTGAATCATTAACCATGGACTTTTATAAAAAACTTCAAACCAAACCAAATCATGGCTACTGGATTTTTTAATGTACCAGCCCCTAAAAATGAACCTGTAAAATCGTATGCCCCCAATTCGCCCGAAAAAGCGGCTTTGAAAGCGGCTTTGGCGGAAGCACGGAGCAAACAAATTGATATTCCGATGTACATTGGAAGTGAGGAAATTATGACGGATGAAAAATACGCCGTAACTCCCCCTCACGACCACCAACACGTGTTAGGGTATTATTCGTTGGGTGATGCGTCGCACGTGCAAAAGGCAATTGAGGCCGCTTTGGGCGCGCGCGAAAGATGGGCAAACTTGAGCTGGGAACACCGTGCCAGTATTTTCCTAAAAGCAGCCGATTTGTTGGCAGGCCCATACCGCGCGGAAATCAACGCGGCAACCATGCTTGGACAATCAAAAAATGCGTACCAAGCCGAGATTGACGCGGCCTGCGAAATGATTGATTTTCTACGCTTTAACGTTTACTACGCTTCTCAAATTTACAAAGAACAACCGCAGTCGTCGGATGGTATCTGGAACCGCCTTGAGCACCGTCCGCTCGAAGGTTTTGTGTTTGCACTGACTCCGTTCAACTTTACGGCAATTGCTGGAAATTTACCTACGTCAGCCGCTTTGATGGGCAACGTGTGCGTGTGGAAACCTGCCTTGACGCAAGTGTATGCGGCTAACGTCTTGATGAAAGTATTCAAAGAGGCAGGTCTCCCCGACGGCGTCATCAACCTCATTTACGTGGATGGTCCCGTGGCGGGCGATGTGATTTTTAGTCACCCCGACTTTGCAGGAATCCACTTTACGGGAAGTACAAAAGTATTTCAGCACATTTGGAAAACCATTGGCGAAAACCTTCCGCGTTATAAATCGTTTCCAAGAATTGTGGGCGAAACGGGAGGAAAAGACTTTGTGGTAGCGCATTCGTCGGCCGATGCCAAAGCGGTAGCAGTAGGATTGGTGCGCGGAGCTTTTGAATACCAAGGCCAAAAATGTTCGGCTGCGTCGCGGGCGTATTTGCCTTCAAATCTGTGGGATAGCATCAAAAACTACATGGTGGAAGACCTTGCCACGATAAAAATGGGTGGAACCGAAGATTTCTCCAATTTTGTGAATGCGGTGATTGACGAAAAATCGTTTGATAAAATTGCTACTTACATTGCCAACGCCAAAAACGACCCTCGGGTAACGGTCGTTACGGGTGGGAATTGTGATAAATCGAAGGGGTATTTTGTCGAACCCACGGTACTTCTAACCACTGACCCGAATTACACGACGATGTGTGAAGAAATCTTTGGCCCTGTGTTGACGATTTATGTCTATGAGCCAGAGAAATTTGAAGAGACATTGGCCTTGGTAGATGCGACGTCGCCGTACGCGTTGACGGGTTCGATTTTTGCCCAAGACCGCTATGCGATTGAGTTTGCCAGCAAGAAATTGGTGAATGCCGCAGGTAATTTTTACATCAATGATAAGCCAACGGGTGCCGTAGTGGGGCAACAGCCGTTTGGGGGAGCGAGAGCATCAGGCACCAACGACAAAGCAGGCTCTATCCTCAACTTGTTGCGTTGGGTATCGCCTCGTACGATTAAAGAAACGTTTGTCTCGCCTATCGACTACCGCTATCCTTTCTTAGGAGAAGCTTAAAAATAAGTGCTCGGGGTTGCTAAATATGTGCCTGGGGTTGCTCACAACCCCAGGCTGCGAGGGTCGGGTTGTGAGCAACCCGCCCACACTACCCGACCCACGATATTTAGTCCATTTTCTTCTCTTTGAGCAGTTTCTCGTACTCTCGCTCGGTCGCTTTTTTAGTATCGAAGGCAAAGTAGGCGACGATGCCATGAATGGCTAGTCCAAATCCCCACGATAGCCACAAGCCTATGGGAAGTTTGCCATCAGAAAATAAACAAAGCGCCGAAATAAAAGAGTTAACAAGAAGGTAAACAAAAGCGTGCGTTTGAAAACCTACCCGACGGCGAGCAGCTTTCATCAAAAATTCATCGTAGTTGTTTTGATTGGCAGAAGTCATGTTAGTGTTCATGGTCGTAAGGATGTTTATAGTTTAGATTATTGAACGAGTTTGTGTTTTCTGGCTGTTTTGATGATTCAAAGGTAGAGCACAAAGAACAACTCTCTAGCCCTTTCCCGACGAAGTGTAGGTTTGGGCAGATGGAGTTTTTTGTTGAATAGATGAAGGAAACTTCTTTGTAAGAAATTGTATTTTTGTTAAAAAAATAAACTATGGTACAAGCATCCAACCCGCGCAAATTAACTAATGGGCAAGCAATGTTGCTTCAATTATTCGAAAGAGACTTGCCAGAGGAAGAATTAGTAAATGTACGAAATGTACTCACTCAGTATTTTTTTCAAAAGGCTGAACAAGAAGCTGATAAGGCTATGAAAGCCAAAGGGAAAACAATCGCTCAGCTCGATGAAGAAATCCGTGAGTTAAATGAAAAAAGCCGTACTGATGCGCTTAAAAACCTGAGAAATAAATCATGAAAGTGGTTGTAGATACGAATGGTTTTTTGGCAGCAGTACCCTCTAAAGGACGTAATAAATGGCTTTACCACGCTTTTATGTCAGAGAAGTTTATTTGGGTTTTAAGTAATGAAATTATTGAAGAATATACCGAGCAGGTGGGTGAGAAGTTTAGTAGTATTACCGCAGATTTTGTTATGAGCTCACTTTTAACTTCTGCGAATCATTTACGATATGAACCCTCTTATAAATGGCAATTAGTCGAACAAGACCCCGACGACAACAAGTTTGTAGATTGTGCCATCGGGGTAAATGCTGATTATCTCGTTTCAGATGATAGACACATACGTAATCTTCTGAAAGTAAAAGATTTATTTCCGCCTGTTCCTATTGTATCATTCAAAGAATTTAAACGAATCTTAAAATTGATCTAGGTAAGGCTACTCAGTTCCTAAAACTTCAACCCCAAACTCACTAAGAAGTTGCGTCCAGCTTGTGGATAATAGAAATTCTCAGTGTTAGTTTGCCCGCCATAGACGTAGCTATAGGTGTAGCCGTTTGATTCGTACAATTCATTTAAAACGTTGTTGGCCAACGCACTTACCGTGATTTCGTTCAACCACTTGGGTTTGATACGATACACCAAACGTAAATCGTTGGTAAAATATGCTTCCAATCGACGAGCCTCGTTAGAGGTGTTGTCGAGGTATTGCTTGCCTACGTATTTGCTCAACAAAGCCAATTCAAGATTTTTAGCAGGTGTAAAGACCAACTGACTTCCTACCACGACGTTGGGCGAAAAAGCAATGGTTGAGTTGCCATGATTCGTTATTTGGTAGCCGCCGTTTTCGTCGTCGTAGTTGATGACGTATTCGGTGAAATTCTTGATTTTGTTGCGGCTAAATGTCGCGTTTACGTTCCATTTCCACTGCTTGTGAAGCTGGGCACCTGCCTCAATTTCAATCCCTGCGCGGAAACTTTCGGGAACGTTGATTTTGATGGGATTCCCGACGTCGTTCAATTGCCCCGAAACCACCAATTGGTTCTTGTAATTCATATAGTAACCTCCAATCGAAGCCGCTACCCGACCTTTCTGAAAACGATAGCCTAGTTCCAAATCCTGCAACATTTCAGGCTTGGGCTGGATTTGTTGCGTTGATTCCGTAAAGTCATCGCGATTGGGTTCGCGGTGGGCAATGCTGAAAGAAGCAAAAGCCGTACTGCTTTCCGATACTTGGTACGTCAAACCCGCTTTAGGGTTAAAGAAGTTGTAATTAACGTCGTGATTTTGCTGGCGACGCTGGTTATCGTCTCCTTTTACAAAATAGCCAATGGTGCGTAATTGGGCATCGCCAAACACGTTGAGCTTGTCGGTAAGTTGGTAATATACTTTTCCGTACAAGTTAAAGTCCGTTTTTAGCCCGACGTTTTCGTAATAGCGGTGACGGATGGCGCTGTTACTGGCGTAACGAGCCCAAATAACTTCGCCAAAGTGATCTCCGTCGTATTGGTTCCAACCTCCACCAATGTTGGCGGTGAGCTTTTTAAAACTGTTGTAATCCAACGAAAAGGTCGTTCCGTAAAATGAGTTATCCAACCAACGACGACGTACCAAATCGCTCCGACTAATGGTTTGACTTCCTACCACTACGTCGGGCAATTTATAGTTGACTAGTCGGTCGTTGTCGCGGAATTGCTCATAAAAACCACGTCCTTTCACCATAAAACCATTGAGGTTAAATGTCCAGTTTTTAGAAAGTGTATGCGACGAAATCAGTTGATAGTGATCTTGTTGGTAGTTGTCCACTTGGTTGTCGTAGAGGTACAAATTGTACGTACGGCTGTTGGAATTAAGCAAATTTTGGGCGTCACGCTCGTTGAGGCCGTTGCGGTCAATGTAGGCCAAAATCCCTTCACGGTCGCCTTTGAGGCGGGCTTCAGGAGTTCCTTCCCATGCTTGGTAGGTGATTTCTCGCCCTGAAAAAACATTGA contains:
- a CDS encoding prolyl oligopeptidase family protein, translating into MSKSFLVLALLSATASAQMIYPTTRKVDHVDEYHGTKVTDTYRWLEDDRSAETGAWVKAQNEVTFAYLNKIPFKGKIFSDLEKAYNYPKYSAPRKKGEYFYFYKNDGLQNQSVLYRQKGLNGTPELVMDPNKLSADGTTRLTVFNLSKNGNYAVCGFSKGGSDWQEYQIMDMKTLQMLSDKIEWVKVSGASWQGDGFYYSRYPKPEGSALAAKNENHQVFYHKVGTAQAADELVYEDKVNLQRFHGVYVSEDEQFAFLNLSDRGKGKDGNALFYRAKGQKEFTPIVSEITNFSYSVVDNVAGGFLINTNENAPNEKVMLYETATKTWKPFLPEKPEPLTGVGTAGGKLFALYSKDVTTRVYVYNMKGQLENEVPLPGLGSAGGFGGEDDDKFVFYTYTSFNYPPTIFRYDIATKKSTVFREPEVSFKPTDYETKQVFYTSKDGTKVPMFITYKKGLKLDGTNPTVLYGYGGFNISLTPSFSPTRMPFLDQGGVYAQANLRGGSEYGEEWHKQGMKLKKQNVFDDFIAAAEFLIKEKYTSSARLALQGGSNGGLLVGAVINQRPDLCKVAFPAVGVMDMLRFHKFTIGWNWIADYGSSDNAEEFKALYAYSPLHNIKTGVNYPATLVTTADHDDRVVPAHSFKYAAELQEKAGKSSTNPLLIRVDVNSGHGASNTKKALETTADTYAFMFQNMGLTWK
- a CDS encoding 2TM domain-containing protein, with translation MNTNMTSANQNNYDEFLMKAARRRVGFQTHAFVYLLVNSFISALCLFSDGKLPIGLWLSWGFGLAIHGIVAYFAFDTKKATEREYEKLLKEKKMD
- a CDS encoding putative toxin-antitoxin system toxin component, PIN family, whose product is MKVVVDTNGFLAAVPSKGRNKWLYHAFMSEKFIWVLSNEIIEEYTEQVGEKFSSITADFVMSSLLTSANHLRYEPSYKWQLVEQDPDDNKFVDCAIGVNADYLVSDDRHIRNLLKVKDLFPPVPIVSFKEFKRILKLI
- a CDS encoding YceI family protein produces the protein MKKIIFYALAAIGLLSGFTFGPKTLKRKLFSNKASSWISYEGKHPLHSWKAVCREVDCVVTYDEDEAKLETVAISAKVMAFDSRNTNRDSHALEALEALTYPKINFTSAQLSRNESNLIINGSLNFHGVTKPMSITTKTYTEGNTIRVEGAFPVKLSEFKVDRPSLLFVKIEDEITIHFSFTFRTQ
- a CDS encoding TonB-dependent receptor is translated as MRKFTSWFLALATGVLLCVPALAQLSVSGKIVDAEDGKPLPGATVRAGSFRGTATNEKGEFSLKDLPKDTDLLEVSYVGYEASFIKVQDVDKVIKLQRSTFNADEVVISATRANAKSAVAFTNVDKLELSKQNLGQDLPILLNFTPSLVTTSDAGAGVGYTGMRIRGTDATRINVTINGIPYNDAESQGTFWVNMPDFGSSVSSVQIQRGVGTSTNGAAAFGATVNVNTNEFRKEAYAEINNSAGSFNTFKHTVLAGTGLINNHFTVDARLSKITSDGFIDRAKSDLKSFYLSGAYFGKKSSVRLNVFSGREITYQAWEGTPEARLKGDREGILAYIDRNGLNERDAQNLLNSNSRTYNLYLYDNQVDNYQQDHYQLISSHTLSKNWTFNLNGFMVKGRGFYEQFRDNDRLVNYKLPDVVVGSQTISRSDLVRRRWLDNSFYGTTFSLDYNSFKKLTANIGGGWNQYDGDHFGEVIWARYASNSAIRHRYYENVGLKTDFNLYGKVYYQLTDKLNVFGDAQLRTIGYFVKGDDNQRRQQNHDVNYNFFNPKAGLTYQVSESSTAFASFSIAHREPNRDDFTESTQQIQPKPEMLQDLELGYRFQKGRVAASIGGYYMNYKNQLVVSGQLNDVGNPIKINVPESFRAGIEIEAGAQLHKQWKWNVNATFSRNKIKNFTEYVINYDDENGGYQITNHGNSTIAFSPNVVVGSQLVFTPAKNLELALLSKYVGKQYLDNTSNEARRLEAYFTNDLRLVYRIKPKWLNEITVSALANNVLNELYESNGYTYSYVYGGQTNTENFYYPQAGRNFLVSLGLKF
- the pruA gene encoding L-glutamate gamma-semialdehyde dehydrogenase codes for the protein MATGFFNVPAPKNEPVKSYAPNSPEKAALKAALAEARSKQIDIPMYIGSEEIMTDEKYAVTPPHDHQHVLGYYSLGDASHVQKAIEAALGARERWANLSWEHRASIFLKAADLLAGPYRAEINAATMLGQSKNAYQAEIDAACEMIDFLRFNVYYASQIYKEQPQSSDGIWNRLEHRPLEGFVFALTPFNFTAIAGNLPTSAALMGNVCVWKPALTQVYAANVLMKVFKEAGLPDGVINLIYVDGPVAGDVIFSHPDFAGIHFTGSTKVFQHIWKTIGENLPRYKSFPRIVGETGGKDFVVAHSSADAKAVAVGLVRGAFEYQGQKCSAASRAYLPSNLWDSIKNYMVEDLATIKMGGTEDFSNFVNAVIDEKSFDKIATYIANAKNDPRVTVVTGGNCDKSKGYFVEPTVLLTTDPNYTTMCEEIFGPVLTIYVYEPEKFEETLALVDATSPYALTGSIFAQDRYAIEFASKKLVNAAGNFYINDKPTGAVVGQQPFGGARASGTNDKAGSILNLLRWVSPRTIKETFVSPIDYRYPFLGEA